The genomic region CGGCGAGACGGACCCGATGGGTTCGCTCAGCCGGCCGTTTCGTTTTCCGAGGCAAGGATCTGCTCGATGCGCTGCGCGAGCGGTACGGCTTCCCTGGTGGCGACGTTCCAGACCACCCGGTAGTCGATCCCGAAGTAGCCGTGGATCAGGCGGTCGCGCATCCCCGCCATCAACCGCCACTCGAACTCCGGATGCAGCTCGCGCCATTCACCGGGCACCTGCTTCGCGGCTTCGCCGATGATCTCGATGCTGCGGACCAGCGCACGGCGGAGCACCTCGTCCTCCATCATCTCCTCGCGCGTGAGCCCCTGGGTCTGGGCGGTCAAGAACCGCGCCTCCACCAGCATGTGCCGCAGATATTCAAGCGGCGACAAGGACATCTTCCGCCTCGCGCAGGATGTACGGCCCGATGAACGGGCTGAGGGCTTCGGTGGTCACCAGCTCCACGCGACGCTCCAGCAGGTCTTCCAGCAGGAACGACAGCGACATGAAGTTGCGGAAGGTGACCTGCTCGGGATCGAACTCCACCAGCAGGTCCACGTCGCTGTCCGGGCGCGCCTCGCCCCGCAGG from Longimicrobiaceae bacterium harbors:
- a CDS encoding DUF86 domain-containing protein, with product MSLSPLEYLRHMLVEARFLTAQTQGLTREEMMEDEVLRRALVRSIEIIGEAAKQVPGEWRELHPEFEWRLMAGMRDRLIHGYFGIDYRVVWNVATREAVPLAQRIEQILASENETAG
- a CDS encoding nucleotidyltransferase family protein encodes the protein MDEQPLTKDQVIERLHGARVQIRALGARRVALFGSVLRGEARPDSDVDLLVEFDPEQVTFRNFMSLSFLLEDLLERRVELVTTEALSPFIGPYILREAEDVLVAA